In Zingiber officinale cultivar Zhangliang chromosome 6A, Zo_v1.1, whole genome shotgun sequence, a single genomic region encodes these proteins:
- the LOC121996619 gene encoding UDP-D-xylose:L-fucose alpha-1,3-D-xylosyltransferase MGP4-like, which produces MSLNQRQQPLPTVAKHGLLMSSRASFSAAQPQGIVSSFLLSRSGLLSVLVLLLFLVVFVPLPGRRPMFALFSSSGDYGPVSRWKDYTLARAAASAARNGTLIVSAVSEPFLPLLNNWLISVARQKRQDQVLIFAEDYATLYEINRRWPRHAVLVQPAPDSQTAHNFGSQGFFNITSRRPRHLLDILELGYSVMYNDVDMVWVADPFRYLEGNHDVYFADDEVAVKPLNHSHDLPRPGTNGKTYVCSCMIFLRPTRGAKKALSSWIEEIQNQPWSENTHTNDQPAFNSALNKTAGEVDLYLLPQATFPPGGLYFRNGDWVERTRGLHAIVHNNYIVGLQNKIQRFKDYGLWLADNHTDESPLGRI; this is translated from the exons ATGTCCCTCAATCAACGGCAGCAGCCGCTGCCGACGGTGGCTAAACACGGCCTACTGATGTCCTCGCGTGCCTCTTTCAGCGCCGCCCAGCCACAAGGCATCGTGTCTTCCTTCCTCCTCAGTCGGTCCGGCCTTCTCTCGGTCCTCGTGCTCCTCCTCTTCCTTGTCGTCTTCGTCCCACTGCCCGGTCGTCGACCCATGTtcgccctcttctcctcctccggcGACTACGGACCCGTATCCCGATGGAAGGACTACACGCTGGCCCGCGCTGCGGCCTCCGCTGCCCGCAACGGCACTCTCATCGTTTCCGCCGTGAGCGAACCCTTCCTCCCCTTGCTGAACAACTGGCTCATCAGCGTCGCACGGCAGAAGCGGCAGGACCAGGTGCTTATCTTCGCAGAGGACTACGCCACCCTCTACGAGATCAACCGCCGGTGGCCTCGCCACGCCGTCCTGGTCCAGCCCGCTCCTGATTCCCAAACTGCCCACAATTTCGGATCTCAG GGATTCTTCAACATCACATCGCGGCGGCCTCGCCACTTGCTGGACATTCTGGAGCTAGGATACAGCGTCATGTACAACGACGTCGACATGGTGTGGGTGGCGGATCCATTCCGTTACCTCGAAGGCAATCACGATGTATACTTCGCCGACGATGAGGTCGCC GTGAAGCCCCTAAATCACTCTCATGACTTGCCGCGGCCAGGGACCAACGGCAAGACCTACGTCTGCAGCTGCATGATTTTCCTCCGTCCGACGAGGGGCGCCAAGAAGGCGTTGAGCAGTTGGATCGAGGAAATCCAAAACCAGCCCTGGTCCGAGAACACGCACACGAACGACCAGCCTGCGTTCAATTCTGCTCTGAACAAAACTGCAGGAGAG GTGGACTTGTACTTGTTACCTCAAGCTACATTCCCACCGGGAGGGTTATACTTCCGGAACGGGGATTGGGTGGAGAGAACTCGAGGCCTGCACGCCATCGTCCACAACAACTACATCGTAGGCCTTCAAAACAAGATACAACGTTTCAAAGACTACGGGCTCTGGCTGGCGGATAACCACACTGATGAATCACCACTCGGCAGAATATAA